In Ipomoea triloba cultivar NCNSP0323 chromosome 7, ASM357664v1, a single genomic region encodes these proteins:
- the LOC116025834 gene encoding probable inactive patatin-like protein 9, whose amino-acid sequence MMESELSKMTQEIFSKLEQKWLYHCEGRKTRVLCIDGGGTTGIVSAAALIHLEDQICAKTGDPNARIADFFDVIAGTGIGAIFATMLTADGGNGRPLYTAKEAFAFVREKQAELFKKKHVGVFGRRRKFSGKSMDKVLKEALRREDGTVLTLKDTCKPLLVPCFDLNSSAPFVFSRADASESASFDFELWKVCRATSANPSIFKPFPLKSVDGKTFCLAVDGGLVMNNPTAAAVTHVLHNKRDFPSVTGVDDLLVLSLGNGSFSASPNSKLRNNDYCSTASVVGIVLDGVSETVDQMLGNAFTWNPNGYVRIQANGLASGLGEKVEDVLGERGVESLPFGGKRLLTETNGQRIGGFVQRLVASGRSSLPPSPCKENAVSPLTNGR is encoded by the exons ATGATGGAGTCGGAGCTGAGTAAGATGACGCAGGAGATTTTCTCTAAGCTCGAGCAGAAATGGCTTTACCACTGCGAAGGAAGGAAAACGCGTGTTCTTTGCATCGACGGCGGAGGAACTACCGGCATTGTTTCCGCTGCTGCTTTGATCCATCTAGAGGATCAGATCTGCGCGAAAACCGGCGATCCTAATGCTCGGATTGCCGACTTCTTCGATGTTATCGCCGGTACTGGAATAGGTGCTATCTTCGCCACAATGTTGACTGCCGACGGAGGAAACGGCCGTCCTTTGTATACGGCAAAGGAAGCCTTCGCGTTCGTGAGAGAGAAGCAGGCGGAGCTGTTCAAAAAGAAGCACGTCGGCGTTTTTGGCAGGCGGCGGAAATTTTCGGGAAAGAGTATGGATAAGGTGTTGAAGGAGGCTTTGAGGAGAGAGGACGGAACGGTTTTGACGTTGAAGGACACGTGCAAGCCGCTTCTCGTCCCTTGCTTTGACCTGAACAGCTCAGCGCCGTTCGTTTTCTCCCGTGCCGACGCCTCGGAGTCCGCGAGCTTTGACTTCGAGCTCTGGAAAGTGTGCCGCGCCACGTCAGCTAATCCGTCCATTTTCAAGCCGTTTCCACTCAAGTCCGTCGACGGAAAAACCTTTTGTCTGGCCGTAGACGGCGGACTTGTCATGAACAACCCAACCGCCGCCGCCGTTACTCACGTTTTGCACAACAAGCGAGATTTTCCGTCCGTAACAGGCGTGGATGACCTTTTGGTTCTCTCTCTAGGTAACGGTTCGTTTTCCGCTTCGCCAAACTCTAAACTCCGTAACAACGACTATTGCTCTACAGCGTCCGTTGTAGGCATTGTCCTTGACGGCGTTTCCGAAACCGTCGATCAAATGCTTGGCAACGCCTTCACTTGGAACCCCAACGGTTACGTGAGAATCCAG GCAAATGGCCTTGCGAGTGGACTGGGAGAGAAAGTGGAGGACGTGTTGGGAGAGAGAGGAGTGGAATCGTTGCCGTTTGGCGGCAAGCGGTTATTGACGGAAACAAACGGACAGCGAATAGGAGGCTTCGTGCAACGGCTTGTTGCTTCCGGGAGGAGCAGCCTACCACCGAGTCCGTGCAAGGAAAATGCCGTTAGTCCTCTTACTAACGGTCGTTAA